TCTGTAAAAATGATAAATctttttcattattattttaaaattaaatttatcaaTTTTTGAAGAGGAAATGATatattcaattttttaaaaataatagaaGAAGAAcgtcaaatataattttatttaagatATGATGTTTTATGGTTTTCTATATTTCGATGAAAATTGCAATTTTTCagggaaaaaaaaaacgaaCTTGTCCAGGAGAACATATCAAAATTGACGCGAGATTGAAAGCAATGATGTTACTCGCTATCAAAGAGTCTAGTTTTTCAAAAAGGTCAGCCATTAattgatattaaataaaattttaaaatataattttcaaattaatcACGGCAAAATAACAAGAGAACGCATAAAAGAAGGATAAAATTGAAAAATCGATCCATATCAATTTTTATATCCATCAATAAAGTGATATTCATCTATTGAAtgtgataaaaaaatatcaaatttatatatcaaatacATACAAGAATTATTTATTGAGGAGTAAACATTATTTTATGTGATTTTTCTtacaatatataattaatatgttGCCGAATAATCGAAAGCATCTTTTTCTTACCTTCGTGTCCAAAGTATAATCCACCATATTTGATAGATACCTAAATAATAGCTGGGCCAGATTATAATAGGCATTCACATATTTTGTCTTATTTCATGAAAACCATGTTTTCATTTAATTTGTGGCCGACTCacacaaatacatatatattgtgTGTGTGCGCGCGCACGCAAACTTGTCTTTCTCTCAACCACGCATGATACCCAAGCGAAGTGAATATATTAAAGGACGTTGATCAGCAATAATATTTAAGCACAAAAtcatgtgttttttttttatattaaaggtTGATCAGCAATAATACATATTTAAGCACAAAAtcatgtgtttttttttttaaaaaaaaacacatgatgatgatcataataataataataatgataataatgttaGCATAGCattgaaattttaatttcaaCAAGAAATGTAGAAATAGGGAAAAAAATCGAAACGAAGGGAATAACAGGGTCGTTAAAGAATCGATTACTGTTGGAATATGAGGTTATGGCATGAAGTTTTTGCAAACGTGATCCTAAATCCTTCGATTTCGTGGTCAGATTACTACctgaaaacaaaaataaaaaggtGAGGGAGCATCAGATATTTCCTCAGTGATACAGCTTTGGCGTTGACAGGGTCGTCTTCAGAAATTTGGAGGTCCTAGGCTATTTTTTTAAGTGaatgttttatataattttttttaaaattaaatatacaaataTCACATAAAAACTGATAATTAAAAACCCAAAACTAAAGCCCTAATTATATTAGAGGCCCTAACAAAAAGAGAGGCCCTAGGCGACTGCCTAGGGTGCCTACCCCTAGAGCCGGCCCTGGGCGTTGATCAAGTTAAGTAGAGATTACAAAGACGGAAAATTTGTGCaacttaataatttaaaataccgTATGATGTTATGGATGAAATAAATGAGAGATAACTACAAGTGTGATAAGAATATGATAAGATATATAGAGATGAATAACATGTTGTtttgtatgttttttttttataggattattatgtttaatattttataatgtCTTAAATAACTTTGTCAATTGCAAATAATTGTGGAGAAAAAGGGTTATATTCGTAAAATTCCACCCATCTCAAGTCAATCAAGCCCTCAGCACATGGGCTAGGAGTGACGCTACATGCGGCCCATATGCAATGACATCATGGGCCCTGAGATGAAATTAGATTAATCAAAAAATGAGACAAATATAAGAAGAGTAAAAAATTGTGGCTCATTCCATTTTCATCTATGGTACCTAAGTGAAAGACAAATATTGAGAGTTCAATTTTATCTTTGACATACCTAACTAGgtttttatatgtatatatgtgatAAAGTGCATTTTTAACACTCGAATTTTATGTGTCTAACTTGGACTTATGTTAGTTCTCTAAGGTATAGTTTGGTATACATGATGATAAagatgtgatatataatataaggataagaaatgataaataagatgtaggatattatatttaatttttggtatgattttaataagagtgattaaatttatatattagattataatgacaaaattaacctgatcataataaattttataatttcaaagttgttgcttgagttcagaTTTTTATCTGTTCATGCGTCGATAacgcttgcatgatttatttatttttacttaattttatatattatataatatgataatcgagcccttgattttgtgagtcaagtcaaatatcaatttttaatgttaatcgggtgatactaataattttattgagatttataaaaattatttatctaaTTATCTcgcattcatttatataattatcatattatataatatataaaaataaataaatatatttatttgattttaatttctactagcatagatttataaaaataatttataaattaagggtaattaagtcatttgtaatgTTTTttatccttaaattaaaattatcacacataATAGAAGGGATATTTAtctttctaaaaaattatttatcaagagcccatgatattatcatgagctttttaaaaatgtaccaaacatgggataaggatcgaggattatttatcaatccctcccttatctcatgtaccaaactatgcttACGATATTATTCGTTTTGGTGTTTGTTTGTGTGTCTGGTGCTTGAACTTAGACATCATGTATTTTTATGATGTAAAAAGGCGTGGAATGAGACGAAAAGATGCAAGGAAAATCCCGGAAGAATGAATATAGTAAGAAATTTTAGAAACTGCAGCACACCCGCTCTATAAAGACAATGCACCCGTCCTAcccatttttcaaaaaaataaaattcgatGTGTTGCTTATCATCTTGCACAACTAGGATACTTTGGCAGCCCGGATTTAAAAAGGGGGATTTTAACATATTTTAAAGTACTTTTGCACGGGTTTTTTGGGGAGGACGATAGAAGGACCGGAGAGAATATCGGGAAGCAAGAGATCTCGATCTGGGGATAGGGATGACAACTTTCCCACGAGTTTGAGATTTCACGAGGAAAACCCGAAACAGGGATTGGGATACCCGATTTTTCGAGTTTGGGTTCGGGTATGGGGATTTTTTAAAATCTCTGATATAGTTCAAGGCAAGAATGAGATTAATATCTCCATCCTCGAACTCGCcccgaaaataatattaataatagtattattaatattaataatataataatattattattttttaatatattaataatatattattaatattgatatttattaatattgatattaatattaatattatcactaataataatagataataataagttttgattGGAGAAAATCTCCGAATCCGTCATCGTCTttatcatattaatatttttgaaacggggATGAGAAGTTGATCCCCGAAGTTTCAGATTCAGGGATTCTCCGAACCGAAAAGCAGGGATGAGGACGGGTATAGGGTGAGGGTGAGGATGGCAAACCCAGCCCATGCCTCGCCCCATTGCCATCTCTATCTGGGGATGAAGAAGCGTCTTCAATCTTATTcttatttcttctttttcttagATTTTTTGTTTGATGATTTTGTGGAAAAACATGCATTGTTATTTTCTTAAATTTGTCCAGAGCTAATTTAGTTGTCTAGATACTATGTTTTTTATCTTTTGATTTATATATTTGAATTATTCGTTCGACTTATTTGTGTTCTCATggtttaatattttcaattttcTGATTATAGATTGAATTATTTCATGTCTAGAAACTATCATCCGGAAGAAGGGATTTGCATAAGATATAATAAAATACATCGTATGTGTTTTTAAGTTCAAAAGACCTATAACTCCATTCAAACCCTTAAGAGAATTATTGtgcgattttattttattttttgatactTGATTTTTTATAGGAATATTGGAGTCAATattagataataatttatattcgTCTCTTGGGAAAATAAGTAGAAAATATTAAGAATTATGGGTCAATAGATTAGAAGAATTTATGATATAGATGTCAATATGGATTAAACATAATGGATAGTCAAGTGAAATCGAACATCTGAAATTTGTCTCTCATTTGATATTTCATCCTTGCAAATTCGCGAATAAATTATTCTGATCTTCATTATTTAATATCAATTAATTTTAGATTTCTAAATAAAGTTAGGACAATTTTAATACAGTACTAACTTCGAATTATTCATTCTACGTGGGACGACATCCTTACTCATTCGCATATTAAAACTTGACATCGTACACTCGCGGTAAAACAACAATATGATGTCTTGTTTATAGCATAACATTTATTCATCATTGCATATTTGCAATGAATCTTAGATTTTTTTTCTTCCGTTCAATTTTTCCTAGTTTATCGAGATTTTCCTTGCATGATCAGGTATCATggcaaaataatatatttatttatttaaacatAAGACTTGAGTATatagacatatattttattcatTCACACCCCAAATATTGCATTTTCCCAGTTTAAATATTATTACCCGTCGTTCATGATATAAAAATTTCGACCTCAAAGTTTAGCCCAATAAGCGTGAATGTAAAGTCCAGAAATAACACAAAATTAAATTGGGCCCATTTAATGTTTCCTGAACAATAAAATGAGGCCCAGATAACACGATCCATAATATGATCATGACAAATTCAAATGCGCGACAGGCCTACAGCCTCATTCATGGGAACAATTTTCAGCAGTTAGGTTTGAAATTGAAACTAgcaattataataatattttataaaataaattttgaattaaatatttttttatccacACAAATAAATCGAAGAACAAAAATCGCGTAAACTCAAGATAATAATACATATAGTTTGATatccttatatatatatatatatatatatatatttatatatttatgtaaacATTGACTGAAGTGATGTTCACATATCAGATTTACACGATCACCTCAACGACggtcataaattcataattagTGCTCACCATATCATAActatatatatgcatgtatattgagttattttaAATATCGAAAATACACACTTCTCTCATGTGAAAATTAAATAGACATCACATAACTTAAGTTTTTATAAAAATCGAACGAACACCCACTGCGTCACTGGAAATCTGACAAGCTGGAGTATTTGATAATATCTCATAGATTAGTTCGGAAGTTGTCTATGCTAACCTGACGCTATCGATTGTTGTATCTATCTTGCAACGTCTGGTTATGATAGATAACGTCGAACTAGTTTAGTCGTACTGAAATACGAGTTCTAGAAAATTAAGTTTTCAATCAAACCGATTTGTGAAGTAGTCATTTTGATTATTGATAtttgagatatcatcaaaatatttcaaatacCAGATTTCAAGTGATGCCTGAGATGTTCATAtagttttataaaaaaaatcaagatagaaaatatctatttaattttcttAGATAAGAAGCATATACTTTTAATAAATCACATGAGAGTTTGGCAAAAAAAAgaaaccatatatatatatatatatatatatgtatagtaAACGTGTAAAGTTGCAAAGTGACcttgaaaaattattaaataagaaAAGGAAATGTGAGTGAAGCCAGCTGTGAGGCTCAACAAAGGAGAAACAGTGAATGGCCCGACAAACTATGTCGTATTCGGGCATCATTGGATGCTACACACACTCCAAACTGCTGCACGGGTTCCAATGCCCACCgaaaacattatttgaatttCGAATCCCACGTACAAATTATACTTTCTAGATTTAGCAAATCTCGTTTTAAATCGACTAATTAATCATCAACTCCACTCTTTGATGCAAAAAGTTTGTGTACTTGACATGTACAATTTACAAACAACATACTATAAAGTTACAGTTTTCAAAGTATATAAATGTTTGTTTGTGAAGTTATGAACAAtattcaaaaatcaaaatagGTATACGGAAGGAAGTACATTCCCATATCCGTTGAAATTAATTAATCTAACAGAAAATTCATTTTCACTCAGTTGTGAAATATTTTAGAGTATGCGATTGAATATTTTAGAGTAATCCGTGTAAGAagcttatttgaattttttgcgCAGCATTGATTATGTTTTGGTGGTTTTACAAGCAATATAATAGTTGTCTAAACTCTTAAGCAAGTGAGACTCAAGTTAGACGCTAATGTTATTAATGGAAAAATATGCAAGTTGCCGAACAACGAATATATGTGAAATTCTAGTGAAATTCAGgttatttgtattatttttgACACAAATCTCTTATGAAACAGTTTCATAGGTCAATGTTATTTCTTAATCAGATGAACAGTCAATGTTATGGTAATATACtatatcacaattaaaatttatcaaagattatTATTGGGTCTAGttaattcttttttaaaaaagctGTCTATTTCTATTTCAGTGTAACAAAAAATGTAATAAATATTTGGacttttgatgataacaagtTTCATTGCCAGACTTCATACCAATATTTGGATAAGATGTACCTTTCATTATATGGCTTTTTTTATTGCttccaaaaggtgaaatcgcttACCTTAGGCGTACTCTCACCCCCGGTCCGACATGATTGTGAGAGAGGTAAATCATGGCGACTCAGTCAATCAGCagcagctagaccttatgctacgcCGCGCACAAAGAGTTCCCTCTCATTGGAGGGAGTTTAACTCTCACACTGCCACTTGCGAGACTCGATCTCTGGTCATTGCTCCAAGATTTactgctgctgaccaactgaactaagcccATGCGGGCTTATATGGCTCTTTTTAACCACTACTAATACAAACTAAGGGGCGTctaaggtgagcgatttcaccttttggagcAATAAGAACGTGGAAAGATAGAAGAATCAGGAGAATCTCTCTTCAAATCCAATCTAATTTATTGTCCaagaaatgtttaaaatatttttaaagaatgGAATTTAGTATTATGAAATATTTAGATTCAGCAAAGTTAATACTTCATTAATTTCATGTTAAACACCAAAAATATTATCAgaaacacatattattttgcTGAAAGATACAGTACTCAACAATAATATAAGCCATGTCCGACAATGAGTCAATCATTTGGGGAAATCTAAAGAATAAAAGGCTCGGGAAACAACCAAACCAGATTTTTATTGGTCAAGCATTTGTCTAATTAAATCAAGAATTTGTTGCATTCAATGATTTTGGTAGCCACTTAGATGATAATATGTTTAACCTGCTGAAAACATAAATTTGTAAAGGTCATTTGTATGTATATTCAACACGAAGAACCAAAATGTCAACACATAAAGCAAAACTATTATAAAAAGTcaattcttatatatatatatatatatatatatatatatatatatatatataaaaacacaGAACAATTATTACATCATtagtaataattaaattttaaataaataaaaaaaaggaaATCAAATAAGCTTTTTCTCCCCATCCTGAGTCTTCCACTCTCAAGTCGTACATCCATCCCTATCCCTCAAACTCCATCTTTCAACATTTCAATGGCATTGATCGGCTACGCCTCTCATTTCTCCATCTTCCAGATCCTTCTCCTGCTATCTTCCACCGCCGCAGGGAAAGATCCGTTCATTAAACTGACACTCCTCCACAAGAATCCCTACCCACTAACTCCATCAGAAGCCCTCTCCACCGATAAACGCCGCCTCTCCACTCACTTTTCACGCCCAAAGCTCCCCGTCAACTCCGCCGCTTCATTCGGCTCCGGCCAGTACCTCGTCAGCCTCCACATCGGCACCCCTCCGCAGCGTCTACTTCTCGTGGCGGACACCGGAAGCGATCTAACGTGGGTCTCATGCTCCGCTTGCAGAGGCCAGCATTGCTCCTCCAAACGCGCCACCTTCTTCTACCCTCGCCACTCGACCACATTTTCACCCTACCACTGCTACGATCCTGCTTGCACTCTCGTTCCCCACCCCAGGAAGCCTGTCCCCTGCAACCACACCCGCCTCCACAGCACGTGCCGCTACGAGTACTCCTACTCCGACGGATCCATAACCAGCGGCTTCTTCTCCCATGAAACGACGACGTTTAACACGAGCTCCGGGAAACTAGTTAAGTTCCGGCGTCTGTCCTTCGGCTGCGGGTTCTCCAAATCTGGGCCGAGTATTTCGGGCCCGAGCTTCAGTGGAGCTGATGGTGTATTGGGCCTGGGCCGAGGGCCCATTTCGTTTACATCTGAATTGGGCCGTACATTCGGGCTCAAGTTCTCTTACTGTTTATTGGATTACACGCGCTCCCCAACGCCAACGAGCTATCTTTTGATCGGCGGTCCGCGGAATGGCTCGCAGCCGACGGCTAAGCTTAAATACACTCCTCTGCTGACTAACCCTCTCTCATCGACATTTTACTATATTAGGATCCAAAATGTCCGTATAAATAACGTGAATTTACGCATTAGCCCCTCGGTGTGGGCAATCGACGAGTCAGGCAATGGGGGGACCATAGTGGACTCGGGGACAACATTGACTTATCTAGGCCAAGCCAGCTTACCAAATTATCATAGCCGCATTCAAGCGGCTAGTGAAGCTTCCTATGGCAGCTGTGCCAACCCTAGGGTTCGATTTGTGTTTAAATGTATCGGGTGGGTTGAGGCCTAGCCTACCCCGATTGAGCTTCAAACTCGGAGGTGGCTCGATTTTCTCGCCGTCACCTTCGAATTACTTTATCGACACGGCCGATGGTATCAAATGTCTGGCGTTGCAGCCGGTATCATCTCCAACCGGATCATCGGTGATCGGAAACCTGATGCAACAGGGATTTACATTCGAGTTCGACAACGATCGATCACGTTTGGGTTTTTCTCGACATGGTTGCTCGGTCCCGTAACTCGTACCGAGCCCTACTCATACTTGGAAAGCTAAATTTTTTGGCCCCTAAAGTTTGCAAAAGTGCTTGATTTGTTGTCATTTGTATTTATAAGATATAATAATAAGTTTGGAGtgtgatattatttaaataggAGGACTTGTAATTTATTTTTGTGTGGCTTTTTGTGTGACACGGAAAACGGCCAACGTGCATGAAAAAGTAAATGTTTTCTTTTGTTACTTTTGCGGCTGTGCTTTGATTCCTTTCTCGTGAATTTCgggatattattattattattattcaataATTAATATGTATGGTTTTACGAGTGAGTGGGCACTATGAAGTTATTCTCATCATTTATCAATAAATTTCGGACATTTTGATTTAACATTCTTTTTCCTCATTAAATGCCCAACTCGGTTTTTCACATGAAGTCATAATAGGCCCTCGTGTAGGTGAAATGGAATTTGTGTTGTGCATAGTAAATGCTGAGGGCATACATACATTGACAACAAATATAAGAATTTTGACTGGTCCACGGAAGATATAATAGATAATGTAAGAACTAAGATATAGAGTTACTATAAATTTTATGTTGAAAAACAAGATGTAGAATTGTTTTACAAAAAGTTATAGCCGGTGGTAATAGTACAATTtagatatattttaaattgtaaaGTAATTCAAGCGTCATATTTCGACTGTTATACtaaacaaaaataattattgcTTCCCGACATAAGACCTTCTCCACATGTTGTGAGTGCCAAAATATGTGAACCGAAAttaataaacatttttttttattactatTGTTTGGGGCTTACTAATGTTAGTGATGGGTCAATGTGTTTTTAGCCTGTCCCATATCAACCCAATTTACTTAGATATGCTTTGACAATTTGTCATGAACATTTTCCATGCGTATCAACATCAACATAATGATAAAATAGCAAACTAACATTATTAACTTGCTTCTTCTTGTGAATTATATGTTGAAATAACGTACAATCATTGCAAAGTCATGCTTGTTGTTTTACATTTTTTCATTAGAAAATAGATATTCGACAAAATCACATGATGCTATATATTAACATATCGGGATATGATGACCATAAATTCTCTTTTCAACCACATAAAATGTTCTTATTTCGTGACAAGGAAAAAAAACAACGTACAATGTGTTGTACAAAAAATGGAATGATATAGTACCGAAAGCTTTTGATAAATAAAACTTGCGAACAATATAGTGAAGAAAACAGAAGAGAAAAGCTTAAATCTAGACAGAAGAAACACGAGTACCGATAGTCAAATCTAGGCAAGACGTAAAGTAATCCCAAAAACCTTGAATACCAACAAGATACACAAGTACTGGCAATTCTCAGTTGGACAAGGAAGAGGATAAAACATGGAGGCCACCCACCGGAAAGTCTAAGTATTGCATTAGTTAAAAGTGTATTTCAACTGAGAGCTCCAAATGCAACCCCTTGAACGAGTGTAAAGCGGCTATAGTTGTTGAAATTTGAGCACCAAAACAAGCCAATTGCCTTTTAAGAAATTAAAAAGCAAAGTAAAAAAGAGACAAGCAGAGTGGAAGGAAAAATCCCGAAGCGAGGTATTAAAAAGCACCAGCACGACGAATTGTGAAGGCgtcaaatttcaaacttaaacaagattaatataaatttaagcATATAAATACATTTTCAATTTTTgcgataatttttattattttaaaccgaACGATAAATAAAATGATGGAACGAGTATAACTAATAGATATTaaagttcaaaaaaaaaaaacacacatacacacacacacatatatataaattcaagCAACTTTGCAAGCTGACAATTTTACAAATCTCTACCGAATTAAATGGAACGATCAGACATAGTTGAATGAGAGGTATTTTGGGAGTCAAATCGAGAgattaattgttttaaataatttgcattttaaaagccAAGTATTAAAACATGGGCTATCAGCAGCACAACCTCTTTTTACTAAACTTGGCCTCGAAACTTACCAATTGCATAAAGACAGTTGGGACTTATTAAAGACGAAAATGGCCAACTATAGCAGTAAGTTGACGTAGTTATATCACTCCTTTTTAACTGCCACCTTTCCTAATAGTCGTTTAGGACCTAACAACCCAGCACCCACACATGCAAGCAGAAAAACAGGGCACATGAGCCCAACCCAGCTAGCAATTTGTGACGATTGGGAATAGACAAATTTGTAATATATTCCCGAGAACAATTTTACACTGCTCAGGCACTAAAAGAGTTGTTGCTTACTTACATGAAATGTGAAAACCCGAATTTCCAGCAGTATCAAGCATTTTGCAGCAGCTAACAgttccagcagcagaagagttcAGTAGCACGAGATTCCAGCAGACAACTACTGATTCTGCTTATGAcatgtaactgaagcatttaacatgAAATAAAAACTGTTAATATCACATAATGACAGATCATGACCATTAATTgggaggctaacagtcagaattttgcctataaataacaccctCAAATATCTGAATTAGTGCTACACAAATCTTTAATTATCACTTGAATTTCGAGCTAAGAAAGTGTATTTTTCGAGCAGAAAAATCCAGTAGCGAGAGCAAGCAGATTCCAGACTAAAACCGAAACTTTCTagcaaattacggtaagtgggcttatgtataaatatcttgaaaccaGTTTGATAATTTCTGTTTTGACACAaagtatatttatattttatctctgatttttgaagcactgaaatctagtgaactaatggtaggaatatatattctgaatcATTCCTGGTTACTGAATtttgattactgattactggcaTCACCCTTTAGAGGAGAGAACaaataggggactgatatctgTATAGCCATTAAATTCACAAACGTGCTCACAGCTTGCTTGCTAAATTTTAATTTCTGATTTCtgttttgatacatgttattccTGAATATCGATTCATGTTCTGAAAGTAAGAATTTCTGtatattatttgtattactgtttctgtttaaaatgattttgaaaactgggagttattctcgcCCCCGCTTATTGAGTGACGACCAAAtgactcacccaccaaacccatatCAGATAAGAACAAGGAAGAAACgttagaagaagaagagcaaaAT
This genomic interval from Primulina eburnea isolate SZY01 chromosome 16, ASM2296580v1, whole genome shotgun sequence contains the following:
- the LOC140817388 gene encoding LOW QUALITY PROTEIN: aspartic proteinase NANA, chloroplast (The sequence of the model RefSeq protein was modified relative to this genomic sequence to represent the inferred CDS: deleted 1 base in 1 codon), with product MALIGYASHFSIFQILLLLSSTAAGKDPFIKLTLLHKNPYPLTPSEALSTDKRRLSTHFSRPKLPVNSAASFGSGQYLVSLHIGTPPQRLLLVADTGSDLTWVSCSACRGQHCSSKRATFFYPRHSTTFSPYHCYDPACTLVPHPRKPVPCNHTRLHSTCRYEYSYSDGSITSGFFSHETTTFNTSSGKLVKFRRLSFGCGFSKSGPSISGPSFSGADGVLGLGRGPISFTSELGRTFGLKFSYCLLDYTRSPTPTSYLLIGGPRNGSQPTAKLKYTPLLTNPLSSTFYYIRIQNVRINNVNLRISPSVWAIDESGNGGTIVDSGTTLTYLAKPAYQIIIAAFKRLVKLPMAAVPTLGFDLCLNVSGGLRPSLPRLSFKLGGGSIFSPSPSNYFIDTADGIKCLALQPVSSPTGSSVIGNLMQQGFTFEFDNDRSRLGFSRHGCSVP